In Pelosinus sp. UFO1, one genomic interval encodes:
- a CDS encoding metal ABC transporter ATP-binding protein, with translation MCEVKLVDINFSYNNTVALENISLTVSKGDFVAVVGPNGAGKSTMLRVTAGLLKPSRGEVSIGGKDLLTAKGHGLIGYVPQNYGKNIMGFPATVKEVVALGLTLGSAATRNNHQAAKHITSHMLELVGAENLRDRRIGELSGGQQQRVMVAMALAANPELLLLDEPTSGIDYEASAKIYELLGTLNKNLGITVVMVSHDIEKAVSWANKVACINRKLCFYGSSEEFEATHAQARHLWYYTG, from the coding sequence ATGTGTGAAGTAAAACTAGTGGATATTAATTTTTCTTATAATAATACGGTTGCGTTAGAAAATATATCTCTAACGGTTTCAAAAGGGGATTTTGTTGCTGTAGTTGGTCCAAACGGAGCTGGTAAAAGTACGATGCTTAGAGTTACAGCCGGACTTTTAAAACCTAGCCGTGGAGAGGTAAGTATTGGTGGAAAAGATTTACTTACAGCAAAAGGACATGGCTTAATTGGTTATGTACCGCAAAATTATGGAAAGAATATAATGGGATTTCCAGCAACTGTGAAAGAAGTAGTAGCACTGGGATTAACGTTAGGTTCAGCAGCTACTCGGAATAATCATCAGGCTGCCAAGCACATTACTAGCCATATGTTAGAGTTGGTGGGGGCAGAGAATTTACGCGATCGGCGTATTGGTGAGCTTTCAGGCGGGCAGCAACAGAGGGTTATGGTGGCAATGGCTTTGGCAGCGAATCCAGAGTTGCTATTATTAGATGAACCCACTAGCGGAATTGATTACGAAGCAAGTGCAAAAATCTACGAGCTCTTAGGTACTTTAAATAAAAATCTAGGTATTACAGTAGTTATGGTTTCTCATGATATTGAAAAAGCGGTATCATGGGCTAATAAAGTAGCATGTATCAATCGAAAACTATGTTTCTATGGTAGTAGTGAAGAGTTTGAAGCTACTCATGCCCAGGCTCGGCATTTGTGGTACTATACAGGGTGA
- a CDS encoding Fur family transcriptional regulator — protein MIYEVMKQLKDKGYRITPQRRVIIEKIVHTAGLLTAAEIWNLVRQEYNDIGLDTIYRNISMLTEMGILIPISGTGKESTRYELAHANHHHHVVCVKCGQAVCIDYCPINQEFIEMLRMNGYELIRHNVELLGLCTDCKSL, from the coding sequence ATGATATATGAAGTAATGAAACAATTAAAAGACAAAGGATATCGAATCACGCCTCAGCGGCGCGTTATTATAGAAAAAATTGTACATACGGCAGGATTGTTAACGGCAGCTGAAATTTGGAATTTAGTGCGTCAAGAATATAACGACATTGGGCTAGACACAATTTATCGAAATATTAGTATGTTAACAGAGATGGGGATTCTTATACCAATTTCCGGAACGGGAAAAGAGAGTACACGATATGAATTGGCTCATGCCAATCACCATCATCATGTTGTTTGTGTAAAATGCGGGCAGGCTGTTTGTATTGACTATTGTCCAATTAATCAAGAATTTATTGAAATGCTCAGGATGAATGGATATGAATTAATTCGTCATAATGTTGAGTTATTAGGTCTATGTACGGATTGTAAAAGTCTGTGA